In Desulfuromonas sp. KJ2020, a single window of DNA contains:
- a CDS encoding DUF2232 domain-containing protein, whose protein sequence is MGQRGLFFFGSIVLTILLQMVSSALGAGGVLLALLVPFPAAYVHMRFGAQLGGGVVAATTLLLAVTGDPAASLGYFLQFGLASFLLPLLLRRLWPWDRAVILTTLSLVVLAAMALGLYAGSKGISVKQIAADYVQKEVDQALQVYQQSEVTPQQTAELEQMLRGLEDFLLQAYPALAITVTWGILLLLVYLLSRFSRGRYAIPGPPFHLWKASPLLVWILIGGGFGVVLFNGLIDVVSLNLLAVVLPIYFLQGLAIVSYFFIRKNISTGFRVMGYLLIFFLNPLPMVVTGFGIFDLWADFRKPKIKET, encoded by the coding sequence ATGGGACAGCGCGGGCTCTTTTTTTTCGGGAGTATCGTTCTGACCATCTTGTTGCAGATGGTCTCGTCCGCTTTGGGTGCAGGAGGCGTGCTGCTGGCTCTGCTGGTGCCGTTTCCCGCAGCCTATGTACATATGAGGTTTGGGGCACAGCTGGGGGGAGGTGTTGTCGCTGCCACGACGCTTCTATTGGCCGTTACCGGTGACCCCGCCGCTTCGCTGGGTTATTTTCTCCAGTTTGGCCTGGCTTCCTTTCTGCTGCCTCTGCTCCTGCGCCGACTCTGGCCGTGGGACCGGGCTGTGATTCTTACAACCCTGAGCCTGGTTGTTCTAGCTGCCATGGCACTCGGACTTTATGCGGGCAGCAAAGGGATATCGGTTAAGCAGATTGCCGCCGATTATGTACAGAAAGAGGTCGATCAGGCACTGCAGGTATACCAGCAGTCTGAAGTTACACCCCAACAGACGGCAGAACTCGAGCAGATGCTCCGGGGTCTCGAGGATTTTCTTTTACAGGCCTACCCGGCGTTGGCCATCACGGTAACCTGGGGGATTCTGCTGTTGCTGGTTTATCTTCTCTCGCGATTTTCTCGTGGGAGGTATGCCATACCCGGTCCACCCTTTCATTTGTGGAAGGCATCTCCGCTTCTGGTCTGGATCCTGATCGGAGGAGGATTTGGTGTGGTGCTGTTCAACGGTCTTATTGATGTTGTTTCACTCAACCTGCTGGCGGTTGTGCTGCCGATCTATTTTTTGCAAGGATTGGCTATTGTCAGCTACTTTTTTATCCGGAAGAATATTTCAACCGGTTTCAGGGTCATGGGATATCTTCTCATTTTTTTTCTCAACCCATTGCCTATGGTTGTCACCGGCTTTGGAATTTTCGATTTATGGGCGGATTTCAGAAAACCCAAAATTAAAGAAACGTAG
- the rplI gene encoding 50S ribosomal protein L9, with product MEIILTENVENLGNIGDLVKVKPGYARNYLVPRGLAMEANTRNIKELEHQKRQMARKMEKITDAANLLKGKIEAATCVISHRAGEEGKLYGAVTTMEIEAKLKEAGIEIDRKKIQLDEPIKTLGTHEVPVKLQAGIVATIKVNVVAAE from the coding sequence ATGGAAATCATCCTTACAGAGAACGTAGAAAACCTCGGCAATATCGGTGACTTGGTTAAAGTAAAGCCCGGTTATGCTCGTAATTACCTGGTCCCCCGCGGTCTGGCCATGGAAGCCAACACCCGGAACATCAAAGAACTTGAGCATCAGAAGCGTCAGATGGCCCGCAAAATGGAGAAGATTACCGATGCGGCCAATCTCCTTAAGGGGAAAATCGAGGCGGCTACCTGTGTGATCAGCCACCGGGCCGGCGAGGAAGGCAAGCTTTATGGCGCCGTCACCACGATGGAAATTGAAGCTAAGCTCAAGGAAGCCGGGATTGAGATTGATCGTAAAAAGATTCAGCTCGATGAGCCGATCAAAACACTCGGAACCCACGAGGTGCCTGTTAAGCTGCAAGCCGGCATTGTGGCCACTATCAAGGTCAACGTTGTCGCCGCCGAGTAA
- a CDS encoding sigma-54 dependent transcriptional regulator: MPIRRILVADDEESIRWVLSKALSKKGLTVDLAADGQEALSLFRQHHYDLAILDIKMPEISGLELLSRFLAEKPATLVIIMTAENSMKNAVDAMKGGAYDYITKPFDLDALDATIMKAEKASTVTDEVHRLRDELKDHYKVDRTIIGKSRAMQETYKILGKIAPSDVTVLITGESGTGKELMARAIHFNSSRLGKPFVAINCAAIPRDLLESELFGFEKGAFTGAVERKTGKFEQANGGTIFLDEIGDMPLDLQAKLLRVLQEKEITRMGGTTPIAIDVRIVAATNQDLNARVQAREFREDLFYRLNVVPLHLSPLRERKDDIPLLAEFFIGRSREEFGVSTQGCTTEALSLLQGHNWPGNVRELENAIKRAVLLSPDPLLTPADFSFLAPTGPEEDNGNSLETLIANKLRSALFQVEVHELNNLYEMVLHQMERPLIRIVLEKCRGNQVKAADILGINRNTLRKKIQTLEIDVKKD; the protein is encoded by the coding sequence ATGCCCATTCGCCGTATTCTTGTGGCCGACGATGAAGAAAGCATCCGCTGGGTACTTTCTAAAGCCCTGTCCAAAAAAGGCCTGACGGTCGATCTCGCCGCGGATGGCCAAGAGGCACTGAGCCTCTTCCGGCAGCATCATTACGACCTGGCCATTCTTGACATTAAAATGCCGGAAATAAGCGGCCTGGAACTGCTGTCCCGATTCCTCGCGGAAAAGCCCGCCACCCTGGTCATCATCATGACGGCGGAGAACTCCATGAAAAACGCGGTAGACGCCATGAAGGGCGGCGCCTACGATTACATTACCAAGCCTTTTGATCTTGACGCGCTGGACGCCACGATCATGAAGGCGGAAAAAGCTTCGACTGTAACCGACGAGGTCCATCGTCTACGGGACGAACTGAAAGATCATTACAAAGTCGACCGAACCATCATCGGCAAGAGCCGGGCCATGCAGGAAACCTACAAAATCCTCGGCAAAATAGCCCCTTCCGACGTGACGGTCCTCATCACGGGCGAGAGCGGCACCGGCAAGGAACTTATGGCCCGGGCCATCCACTTCAATAGCTCGCGACTGGGCAAACCTTTTGTCGCCATCAACTGCGCAGCTATCCCTCGCGATCTGCTGGAGAGCGAACTTTTCGGCTTTGAAAAAGGAGCTTTTACCGGAGCCGTTGAACGGAAAACGGGTAAATTCGAGCAGGCCAATGGCGGCACCATTTTTCTCGATGAAATCGGGGACATGCCACTGGATCTGCAGGCGAAACTCCTGCGCGTCCTTCAGGAAAAGGAAATCACCCGCATGGGAGGAACCACGCCGATTGCGATCGATGTGCGTATCGTTGCCGCCACGAACCAGGACCTTAACGCCAGGGTACAGGCGCGGGAATTCCGTGAGGATCTCTTTTACCGTCTCAATGTCGTGCCGCTTCACCTGTCTCCCCTGCGGGAAAGAAAAGACGACATCCCCCTTCTCGCCGAGTTTTTCATCGGCCGGAGTCGCGAAGAGTTCGGAGTGAGCACCCAGGGATGTACGACCGAAGCCCTCTCCCTCCTGCAAGGCCACAACTGGCCGGGCAATGTGCGAGAACTGGAAAACGCCATTAAACGGGCCGTTCTGCTGTCACCCGATCCGCTCCTTACCCCTGCCGACTTCTCCTTTCTCGCTCCGACCGGCCCGGAGGAAGACAACGGCAATTCTCTCGAAACCCTCATTGCCAACAAATTGCGATCCGCCCTTTTCCAGGTCGAGGTTCACGAACTGAATAATCTATATGAAATGGTCCTTCATCAGATGGAAAGGCCCCTGATCCGCATCGTTCTGGAAAAATGTCGCGGCAACCAGGTGAAGGCCGCCGACATTCTGGGGATCAATCGCAACACCTTGAGGAAAAAGATTCAGACCTTGGAAATCGATGTTAAAAAGGACTGA
- the ychF gene encoding redox-regulated ATPase YchF, whose product MGFKCGIVGLPNVGKSTIFNAITSAGAESANYPFCTIEPNVGVVSVPDARLDQLAAIVHPERVVPTTMEFVDIAGLVKGASRGEGLGNQFLGHIRQVDAIAHIVRCFEDDNVVHVDGSVDPLRDVEVIQTELNLADLDSVEKRISRTEKQAKSGDKKMQEELAVLRKVQETLNGGQPARATELSVEEKRILRDLHLITAKPVLYVANVGEDDLGGEHPFVEKLRHFAADQQAEMVMICGKIEAEIAELDADEKTDFLSEMGLSESGLDRMISAGYQLLGLITYFTAGVKEVRAWTIAEGTKAPGAAGVIHTDFEKGFIRAEVTAFHDFITSGGEAGAKEKGLMRLEGKEYVVKDGDVMHFRFNV is encoded by the coding sequence ATGGGTTTTAAGTGCGGTATTGTTGGTTTGCCCAACGTAGGTAAATCCACTATTTTCAACGCCATCACTTCGGCCGGGGCCGAATCGGCCAATTACCCTTTCTGTACCATCGAGCCCAACGTGGGGGTGGTGAGTGTCCCTGATGCCCGCCTGGATCAGTTGGCTGCTATCGTTCACCCTGAGCGCGTCGTGCCGACCACCATGGAGTTTGTCGATATCGCCGGACTGGTCAAGGGGGCAAGCCGCGGCGAAGGCCTGGGGAATCAGTTTCTTGGGCACATTCGACAGGTCGATGCCATTGCGCATATTGTGCGCTGCTTCGAGGATGACAACGTCGTCCATGTCGACGGCTCTGTCGATCCCCTGCGGGATGTTGAGGTTATTCAGACTGAATTGAACCTGGCTGACCTGGATTCGGTTGAGAAAAGAATTTCCCGCACGGAAAAGCAGGCCAAAAGCGGCGACAAAAAAATGCAGGAAGAACTCGCGGTCCTGCGCAAGGTTCAGGAGACTCTTAATGGCGGGCAGCCAGCTCGGGCGACAGAGCTCTCCGTCGAAGAAAAGCGGATTCTTCGGGATCTGCACCTGATTACTGCCAAGCCCGTCCTCTATGTCGCCAATGTCGGGGAAGACGATCTGGGGGGGGAGCATCCTTTTGTGGAAAAACTCCGCCACTTCGCTGCCGATCAACAAGCCGAGATGGTAATGATCTGCGGCAAAATCGAGGCGGAAATTGCTGAACTCGATGCCGATGAGAAGACTGATTTTCTCAGTGAAATGGGTCTTTCTGAGTCAGGTCTTGATCGCATGATTTCCGCTGGCTATCAACTGCTTGGCCTGATTACCTATTTTACGGCTGGCGTCAAGGAGGTTCGAGCCTGGACCATTGCTGAGGGAACCAAGGCCCCCGGCGCTGCCGGCGTAATTCATACCGATTTTGAAAAAGGTTTTATCCGCGCCGAGGTTACCGCCTTTCATGATTTTATTACTTCAGGTGGCGAGGCTGGTGCCAAAGAAAAAGGCCTGATGCGACTCGAAGGCAAGGAGTATGTCGTCAAAGATGGTGATGTCATGCACTTTCGATTTAACGTCTGA
- the dnaB gene encoding replicative DNA helicase yields MDKLPSHRLPPQYLEGEMSVLGGILLENQALNKALEILVPDDFYRESHRKIFKTLIDLSERGEPADLVTLSAALQQNGELDAVGGGSYLATLVDYVPTAANITYYCRLVKEKAMARHLIEVATEIATRGYEGGDMESTLDWAEKSIFDITGMKTRPSYFSTKEILKDTFKAIEKLYDRKELVTGVPTGFLDLDQMTAGLQGGDLIIIAARPSMGKTAFVLNLVENAAVHAKTVTPSIVFSLEMSKEQLVQRMLCSIAKVDASRLRTGHLGDSDWPKLTNGAGFLSEAPIYIDDTPAISILELRAKCRRLKADKGLGLIVVDYLQLMRGHNAENRQQEISEISRSLKALAKELNVPVIALSQLNRSLENRTDKRPIMADLRESGAIEQDADVIMFIYREAVYCEACKKRDNSCEKGHEKDAEIVIGKQRNGPIGTVHLTFRGEYTRFENQTRRDDGA; encoded by the coding sequence ATGGATAAATTACCGTCTCATCGGCTTCCTCCCCAATATCTCGAAGGGGAAATGTCTGTTCTCGGTGGCATTCTCCTCGAAAACCAGGCGCTGAACAAGGCACTGGAAATCCTTGTGCCTGACGATTTTTATCGGGAAAGCCATCGAAAAATCTTCAAAACCTTGATTGACCTCTCTGAACGCGGGGAGCCTGCCGATCTGGTTACTCTCAGCGCCGCTCTCCAGCAAAATGGCGAACTTGACGCGGTCGGAGGGGGGAGTTACCTCGCCACCCTGGTTGATTACGTTCCCACTGCCGCCAACATTACCTACTACTGTCGTCTGGTCAAAGAAAAAGCCATGGCCCGCCATCTGATCGAGGTGGCTACTGAAATCGCGACCCGCGGCTATGAGGGGGGGGACATGGAGTCTACTCTCGATTGGGCGGAAAAATCGATTTTCGATATCACCGGGATGAAGACCCGGCCATCCTATTTTTCGACCAAAGAGATTCTGAAGGACACCTTTAAAGCGATAGAGAAGCTCTACGATCGCAAAGAGTTGGTCACCGGTGTTCCTACGGGATTTCTGGATCTTGATCAGATGACCGCGGGCCTGCAGGGTGGGGATCTGATCATCATTGCGGCACGTCCTTCGATGGGAAAGACCGCTTTTGTTCTCAACCTGGTGGAAAACGCCGCCGTCCACGCCAAGACCGTCACCCCGTCAATCGTCTTTTCTCTGGAAATGAGCAAAGAGCAGTTGGTGCAGAGGATGCTCTGCTCCATTGCCAAGGTCGACGCCAGCCGTTTGCGCACCGGCCACCTGGGAGACTCTGACTGGCCCAAGCTTACCAATGGTGCCGGTTTTCTAAGTGAAGCCCCCATCTATATCGATGACACCCCCGCCATTTCTATTCTCGAGCTGCGGGCCAAGTGCCGCCGCTTGAAAGCGGATAAGGGCCTCGGGCTTATCGTGGTTGACTATCTTCAGCTCATGCGCGGCCACAACGCCGAAAACCGTCAGCAGGAAATATCGGAGATATCCCGTTCGCTTAAAGCGCTGGCCAAGGAACTTAATGTGCCCGTCATTGCGCTCTCTCAGCTCAATCGTTCATTGGAAAATCGTACCGATAAGCGTCCCATTATGGCTGATTTGCGTGAGTCGGGTGCAATCGAGCAGGATGCCGACGTGATCATGTTCATTTACCGTGAGGCGGTTTACTGCGAAGCGTGTAAAAAGCGCGACAATTCCTGTGAAAAAGGGCATGAAAAAGATGCAGAAATTGTTATTGGTAAGCAGCGTAACGGTCCCATCGGGACCGTGCATCTGACCTTTCGTGGTGAATACACCCGTTTTGAAAATCAGACCAGAAGGGACGATGGCGCCTAG
- the rpsF gene encoding 30S ribosomal protein S6, with protein sequence MRTYETIYIVNPEATGDAYAAIVDKFKGVLTEQGASIIKVDEWGVRKMAYPIKKQTRGSYVLTVFEAQPEVIKEFERRMRIDETIMKFQTVYLEKGFEASAPAEAQEAEAAVDQEEEAE encoded by the coding sequence ATGCGTACCTACGAAACAATCTACATCGTCAACCCCGAAGCGACCGGCGATGCCTATGCCGCGATCGTTGACAAGTTCAAGGGAGTCCTGACCGAACAGGGCGCCAGCATCATCAAGGTGGATGAATGGGGTGTCCGCAAAATGGCCTATCCCATTAAGAAACAAACCCGCGGAAGTTATGTCTTGACTGTATTCGAGGCTCAGCCCGAGGTCATCAAGGAATTCGAGCGCCGCATGCGGATTGATGAGACCATCATGAAGTTTCAGACGGTGTACCTGGAAAAGGGGTTTGAAGCCTCTGCTCCTGCCGAGGCGCAAGAGGCTGAAGCAGCAGTCGACCAGGAAGAAGAAGCGGAATAA
- the rpsR gene encoding 30S ribosomal protein S18 codes for MAIEKPAGRRPAGAGAPRRRFVRRKGCRFCADKTMKIDYKEIRTLRYFISERGKIVPRRISGNCAEHQRKVCEAIKRARNIALLPFTAGHAID; via the coding sequence ATGGCTATTGAAAAACCCGCTGGAAGAAGACCTGCAGGCGCAGGAGCGCCGAGAAGACGTTTTGTCCGTCGCAAGGGCTGCCGCTTCTGTGCCGACAAGACCATGAAGATTGATTATAAAGAAATCCGCACCCTGCGCTATTTTATTTCCGAGCGCGGTAAAATCGTGCCCCGACGTATTTCCGGTAACTGCGCCGAGCATCAGCGCAAGGTGTGCGAGGCTATCAAGCGAGCCCGCAATATCGCTCTGCTGCCCTTCACCGCCGGACATGCCATTGACTAA